The nucleotide sequence ACCTAAATAACCTTAAAATTTTTGGTTATCTTAcagattttggtattttttggaatttttggatattttgagtattgtttggttattttggGTTAGGTCTATTCGGTTATGGTTTACTTATTTCgggtttctttattttttcagaTAATTTTTGGTTATTCGAACATATAATTAACTGATAATTAGATATATAGTTGCACTTCAGTTTTATTAAAAGTACTCAAAATATTCCGATTCGGTTACGGTTCTTTCAGTTTTATAAGGGTATTTCAATAGTTTCAATTCGGTTTGATTTTGCTTTTCAGTTTGGTACCGTATTTtcgattttagttttttggCCAGAACTAGTTTTGTGGTTATGTGGTGGCTCGTTCGTGgcttaattttgatttttttttgttttttatgttgtgATGTTTGGTGGTTATGTGGTGGCTAAATTGTTCATGTTTCACATATCAAACCTCTTACTTCACATGTCAAACCACTTACTAACCGCATTTATGATAGGGGCCGGAGGATGAGACCAGCGATTACgccataaagaaagaaaatcatATCATTGCACGTAACGTACCACCAATTCATAAAGCTAGGGAAAAGCCTTTCACTGAAAAGCTGTACAAATTAATAAGATGTTTCCATTTGACCTTAATTATATCTTTCTATGTTCCCAAATTAAATCCATATTACGCAAACTAGAAACATCATTACATCAAACACCACATATTTCATGTGTTTTGACCATCGGAGATGatttagattcatatgcacCCAAAAAGCTTTTTTGGAGCGGTTCCGGTGGCTCGGTACTTGGCAGCTAATTCCTCGGCTTTGAGTATCTCTTCTCCACGCTTAGCTTCGATCATCGCTCTTTTCTCTTCTGCCTCTTTGTGAATCTGAgctattttgttcttcatcagcTCCACATACTCTGCCTTCTTTTTCTCCAATTGCTCCTGTTCGTCGATTCCAAtttcacaaattaaagaaaccagAGTTTAATCTCTAACCAAAGTATGTTAAATTATTAGTTTGAAACAAAGTTAGTAATTCCcattgtaaaaaaaacttacctcCATTTTCTTGAGCTCAGCTTCCACAGCTGCTTTCTTGTTGTTCTCCCATGACCCAATTGAAGAAAGCTTCTTCTCAGCTCtgtttcaaacattttcttcAAAGTCTTAATGATAATTTCTTGGTTTAATATCAAAACCTTTTTACTAGTGATTTGATTGTTAGGAATCCgcttatataaataaataagataaaaacgTTACTTGTTCTCCACTTTGCATTTCTCAGCCTCTTCCCAAGCTTTGATAAGTGACATCCTCTTCTCTATCTCAACTCTAGCCAGAACAGCATCTTCActcccaaaatattttttgagcaaATACAATCATTAATCAGAGTTTGTATGTAAGAGACACTGACAAACACATACATCCATACACAACCTTTATATCACTCAATATTAATGAATATAAAATCagctttcagtttttttttttaatacacatCCATGATAAAACGGGAACCAAACCACCCAATTATTTACTCCCCAAATATGACAAaaacactaattaattaattacaccTATATATATCCTTTAATTTTCAgattatattagtattaatcatgaatttatttcGTTAATTACCTCGATTAACTgatccttctttcttctcttcctctgcaattaaaaagtaataatattataagtaCTAATAAAGAACTATAACAAAACATTAGTGGAACAAAAATcttttgagttcttcttctccaaccttaaaattgaaataaatacagatttttaaaaaagatattaaaaggTCTAAAAATACTGTTtttaatcttgaaaaaaaagaaagattgaaacGTTAAATATCAGTAAAAATCTTCAAGAACTATCAAGTATATTTGACTCTGATCAGTTCattaatagaagaaaatatattttcagaaGTTTTTCATGATCGTTCAGCCAACTTGAGTAGTAATCttgtaaaaaaaagataaattagaaaaattactAGCGACGACGGGGACAAGAGCCTTGGAGTCCTCTAGCTTCTCCTCCACCGGCGCAGGAGATGGAAGAACAGGTGCTGGAGCGACAGGCTTCTCTTGTGGTTGGGGAGCAACAACAGGTTTCTCCTGTGGAGCAACATCCGTCGTAGCAACAGGTTTCTCAGCCGGTGATGGAGCTGGTTCCGTAACGGTCTCCGTCACCTTCTTAGGTTCCTCTTCAGCCATGACGTCTTCACGTAGGTACAACAACTAAAGATTACAAAGAGAATCGGAATGATTCAGAAGTCTTTTGGttatttgagagagagaaaataaaaatatatttagagagATTAACTGTCGTCGTATTTTCAAGAAACCGAGCTGGATAAGTGTTTGGTAAGTGATATGTTCTGTTCCTCGTTGTCATAAAATGACTCGCCtcctttctttatatatattttgattttgattttcttctttttttagcaTCATTGATGCACGATCGATCATTACTTTAAAGATCATTTATAAAATCCATCcatttgttatttatatttacaaatttcaCCCCATATGTTTTTCATTGATCAAATTTACGTACTCTTATCAATAATATTTCACGATGTTTAGAACATTCGAATTACTTCAACGAGCGATAGTGTTGCAGTGGCCATTGATCGTTTGATTCGCATCTTATAGATATCGTTACGATATAACATTATGGGCACTGGGGATCTCTCTACATAGTTTTGGTactcaaataaaaatgttttcgaAGTGTGAGGATTCAACGACAAATCGATAAGTCTTAGAATTATAGGAGTGGGGACCTTTCGAATGTTGTTTAAAGATGACATTAGAAACACGGAACCGTGATTAGGGAGTATAGCCGGTTTGCTACTCCGCTCAAATGTTGTCAAACCGGGTTGGGTGTATgtagaaaattcaaaaatagtaTCTAATCAACCGGATAAATATGGGAATTCtcaaattatgatattttatttattaattatgttatttttaaatttgtttttggtttgttgtataAACCAACCAATGTTCACCAATTCCCATGACGTCATATAAGGTTAACAAAAAAGTTAGAGAAATactgagaaaataaaagagatataGGATACTTACGTTACGttactttattatatagattGCCCTAACCTAAAAGGaactcttttaatatataacttgtAACAACATTTCTTTTGCGCGAATCTTGTTTCTTATCGAAACCgtaaagtttttaattatgtaaaattggCAAAGTTAAGTGAATGAATCCAATTAATCATAATATGTTTAGTATATGCTAAATCCGGCATATAATTAATATCGGGAATTCTATAACAGAAAAGGTAGCTAATAGTAGCTATTTACAGTAAAACAAAGGTAATTTACAAGTACAATCGTTAATGAGTCCTTGTTGTTACCAATtccttaaaataattttctgaaAAGAGTTATGCAATTTTGTTcctaattaaaaattaactagattaagacctgTGCTAGAGCTATGAATtgaaatttcatttaatttatattgtaattcttatataaaatataattgatgtgattgtttaaaaattttttttttggaaaaaatattatgcaataaaatcatatgctaaatatgatggcttgaaaaagcCACATATTtcgtaagttttatattgttaatgattgtAGATAAGTCCCGTTCTATAACActggtttaattttattttatacaaattttatatattttatattttaaaataaaattttaatatgttgtattagtttatgtatgtgaagttatttcaacaatgtatatattctacatcatgacttgaatacCATTAtcagacataattttgtaaatatagttttttaaaaagcgagttatgatattataagtaatttaatatattgttatacttttgttttaatatacttggtttcttgaaattttttcacattatagtgacatattattaacattgctataacaaatcaatttagagtgtttatagtttctaacttttatatcaagtttcaatattttaaaatatttcaagataaattatttaaattttattatattatataaaattataaaattcaacaaaaaatatgaaattgaatttaaatattcaaattttgacctgttactcagtaaaatttttaattcaatagatattattttttaagaataatattactaaagattgaatattttatagattgaacagtttatatttgttttttaaaattcaatttatggtatatccggaaataaaactattgtttaattttaataaataatatgataatttatttgtttcacaaaatagactcatatataaaaatgagaggtgaataataatgataattaacaaattaatatgttaagttagatatcaaaggattttatttgatgaataatttaataaaataaattaatatggtaagttaaatgatatcaaatgattctttagaatattgtctttaagatttttgaaaataacgTGCTCTActaataaaatcttccaaaaataaattaagctTGCACCTACAATTTAaattgtaaccaattaatctattaattaatgtataacctatttgtaactaacttattaaaattatattatctacaaaataatgttgtatacttctgttttattataaaggagaTATATGATAACTTTGAGTTTTCGATCCATTTTAAGTACACATCTTCATATGATTAAATGTTGAACTAATCTTTGAGTTTTGTGATTACGCAGCTACATATATGCACTAGTTTTGCGCTtgcaattaatttttaaaaaatttcacattAATATGGTATGGAACATCTCTTTACTTATGTCAGATGGCAATAATAGTCTTACGTTTCTTTTGCAATTGTGATACTTGTTTTTTGTACGTTTtgcagttaaaaatatattgtaaaagtTAAAACGGATCAAAAATAAAACGAATGCGATTCATATTTGAAGATATCTTATTCCTTGACTTTTCTCTTTTATGTGTGgctaactaaataaataactgATAATGAAAGAGGGAATTGAATATTTGTTAGGGTCCATATGCCCAAAAATGTTCGTTGCCCAAGTATGGTTTTTGATGACATATATAAGTAGCGCTacaaactttttgttttcaaataattttctttagaGCGCTGTaagatttctctctctctttgcaaCCATTTCTCGATCACCAGATCTAATGGTCCGGCACATTCTGTGATCGGAATGCATCGGATTCCATCATTTTTTATGTCTCAcgcactcttttcttttcattttgtccGTTTCATGTGAGATGGTGATGCCACCGGATCGACAAGTCGAAGGAAAGTTACTTTCTATGACTGAGATTGGTCGTAACTGGAATGAAGAGGGAACCATGATGAGCTGCACTATTGTAAACCCAAACAGGAAGCCCAGCTCCTGACGCGGCTTACCGTTATGATTGTACACCTAACCACAGGTAACCAAACCcctttatttcattttcactCTTCTGCCGTCTAAATTTTGATTCATATCCATATTGCTCACTCTCTCactagttttttatttttattttttcaaatccaTCTCCTCTCTCTCAATACAAGAAAATAGAGGATTTATGACTGCACTAATAGTCACtaaatacagtaaaacttctgtaaattaatactttataaattaataaacagtataaattaataaattttgctagtttcaagtcgggccagtgtaaaaaataacaaaattcgataagataataagataataatttttcttaaatccctatgtaaaatatagtcccaataatatcataaattaataatcatgtaaatttacacatatatatatatatatgctgatataataatgtatgtttttCCTAAAGCTCATATCcgtaaaacaattgttatgttgtattttcaaactataatgatataaaatatttgggtgaattactcaaatgttactcattttaggtaatattaccagaatctacaaaaaacttttttattactagaatgtttcgggtattttcaaaatacccagcgtgcccctgttttatgttaccggaaaaaatgtaattacaaaaataccattgccacgtcagacgccacgtcagaaattgctgacgtgtaaccataactcagccgtaacgcgttacatagtatgttgcggctgagttataggtatgttgcggctgagttatcggaaaaacatttgagtaagaacggacggctgacttattaaaatctggctgagttatgcgcgTAAGTCAGCCAAGGGTTNcgccacgtcagaaatcgctgacgtgtaaccataactcagccgtaacgcgttacatagtatgttgcggctgagttataggtatgttgcggctgagttatcggaaaaacatttgagtaagaacggacggctgacttattaaaatctggctgagttatgcgcgTAAGTCAGCCAAgggttacggctgacttattaaatctggctgagttatgcgcataactcagctgtagttacggctgagttttcacccgatggttgagttgtcaaaattttggctgagttatcacaacgacacggctgagttgtcaaaattttggctgagttatcacaacgacacggctgagttaacATTTTCCgcctggctgagttatgaaaaacggctgacttatgagatgttgttacggctgagttatggtaaaaaaactataactcagccgtcataggctgacttatcgacaactcagccgtttgacggctgacttattagcaaaagattaattactagaatgttattcagttacggctgacttatcaaacgatacggctgagttacatattttcagttgatgaagcgacTAAGtatggcagcaattttttttgctttttaattactgtaatgtttttcatgttgtggctgagttacattgttaactaaacttctttgttacattgcaaattaaaaaattaactacatgcatgccataatatttaaaatcttatcatatttaggtctatgtctattttcatttcaaatgataataaaaaataataatttatgagaaataaaataactaattaaaaatgttattaaataaaaaaagagtaaaaattatttttcttgatatatgaattaaataaaaacgaaaaaatattttttttgtattatataactgaattttcgtttttttaattaaaaaaatagataactcaacttaccacatctttaactcatgaaaatttccatgatattgaataatcttttgagttaacaattttacaatcaaacttgtacatcaaccataacacatgattattcaaactcaacttaaaaataattagttttgttcgtgattggtaacatttttgaagaaaatttaggtctatgtctattttcatttcaaataataataaaaaataataatttaggagaaataaaataactaattaaaaaagttattaaataaaagaaaaatagtaaaaattatttttcttgatatatgaattaaataaaaacgaaaaaaatattttttttgtattatataactgaattttcgtttttttaattaaaaaaatagataactcaacttaccacatctttaactcatgaaaatttccatgatattgaataatcttttgagttaacaattttacaatcaaacttgtacatcaaccataacacatgattattcaaactcaacttaaaaataattagttttgttcgtgattggtaacatttttgaagaaaatttaggtctatgtctattttcatttcaaataataataaaaaataataatttaggagaaataaaataactaattaaaaaagttattaaataaaagaaaaatagtaaaaattatttttcttgatatatgaattaaataaaaacgaaaaaaatattttttttgtattatataactgaattttcgtttttttaattaaaaaaatagataactcaacttaccacatctttaactcatgaaaatttccatgatgttgaataatcttttgagttaacaattttacaaaggatatacctcaaacttgtacatcaaccataacacatgattattcaaactcaacttaaaaaaaattagttttgttagtgattggtaacatttttgaataaaatttaggtctatgtctattttcatttcaaatgataataaaaaataataaattaggagaaataaaataactaattaaaaagttagatttgttagtgattggtaacatttttgaataaaatttgagtTAAGTCCATAACTCAACTTAAGTCAATAGTAACACATGTTATCATCTatttattttcagatttttcttgtgataactcagccataactcactataactcagccgtcacatgacctttcgtttttccgtaaatattataactcagccgtaaagtcatatatatcattcatttactttcagattattttttgtgataactcagccataactcactataactcagccgtcacatgacctttctttttcccgtttttcataactcagccataaagcgatattttggcgggaaaccatcagttaacctaataatagacatatttccattctaaatttaaattttgagctataataattttaatattcaattgttggagaaatacttttagaaaaataaaattctaaattcgaataataattatttaattatttgcaataatatcttgtgataaaaagctcactttatgaatttattatgcgtgtggatttgtgCAGGCAcataattagtgattttttgcgcttccctaacaacactttttgtaatatcgagagacgttttaatacttttagaaaaataaaattctaaattcgaataataatttatttaattatttgcaataatatcttgtgataaaaagctcactttatgaatttattatgcgtgtggatttgagcaggcacagaattagtgattttttgcgcttccctaacaacactttttgtaatatcgagagacgttttaatacttttagaaaaataaaattctaaattcgaataataaattatttaattatttgcaataatatcttgtgataaaaagctcactttatgaatttattatgcgtgtggatttgagcaggcatagaattagtgatttttcgcgcttccctaacaacactttttgtaatatcgagagacgttttaatacttattaggaatctgacagaatAAAAGACCCaggaaagaagaatacgttttcatattattgagaagaccctaaacgataactcagccataactttaccataactcagccaaccctcaaattagaatgactaaataaccgaccaaaccgaaccgaaccggaaactattttttccattattttcggttaattacggttatattcggcttgctatcggttatattaagctaatcgacctaatttgggtaacatttggattatttatggttatatattcatttaaccgacacataaccggaaataaccgaaaaataatttcaaaaatttttaaattttcaaattcttatcatattagtatatccaaattaccaccttaaacaaaacacaatataaccaaaaccaaactgttatattaaaacccataatgttggaaatatgaaccctaaacctcaaacctaaccctaaccctaaccctaacccctaaatgtcgtgttttgaatgttttacacattttgatcagactgtgtaaaaatcaatctttgtctataattattactttttattgcttataatgattgtaatattcattttttcattctataaattaattttgagttataataattctaatttacaaatattttataagtcagccgtttatgtaGATAACTCAGCTATATCggtcaattgtttgagaaatacttttattaaaaaaaacaattttaaattcaaattcaaattttgaattccttttaaataaaaaatagctaaaatctcatttattacgcgtgtagttcttaacaataaatataattattgtttgcgtctccccaacaacattttttgtattctcgagaaggtatataataaattaatatataattcagccataactttaccataactcagccaaccatcaaattagaatgactaaataaccgaccaaaccaaaccgaaccgaaaaaaatattttttccaatttggtatttttgaactggtatgtttggttaatttcggttatatacGGCTTACTTttggttatattaggctaatctacttaattacaatataatttgagttatttatggttatatattaatctaaccgacctatattcaaatggtaataatattagtatatccatttaccaccttaaaccaaacacattaaaacacattagaaccaaaataaataaaaaaacaaataatgttactcatctgaaccctacatctcaaaccataaaccccaaccctaaccctaacccctaaacgtcatgtgttgtatgtttaaCACATTCgggtgagaatgtgtaaaaatcaatttttctttataattatgactttttattggttataataattgtaatattcatatttcaattgtaaatttaaatattgagttataataatataaatttataaatatttcataagtcagccgtttaagtcaataactcagtcATCACTTCGtcggaatttttttattttttttattcgaattttgagtttatttttttaattattttgtataatatattatgaaaaaattaactttataaatttattacacCAGTGAatctgagcaggcacagaattataattactattaatattataacatTTGGTGGTTATATACTTTGTTTGCGTGATAGTTAGTAGAAAAACGCACAGCTCAGTTGGTTAATGACCCGTTTCTTAGGTTGTGTGTCACGGGTTCGACGCCTCAAAACCCTATTTTGtgcatttttgtcattttttaataaagggTAAAACAGTCATTTCGAATTCATCTTCTCCACCCGAACCTGTAACCCTATTTCATGGCCGCCGGTCGTTTATTCACTCGTTTTTCATCGATTTCTTTGTTAATTCAACTGTTTTTGATAATCCAGTATTAGATCTAACATATATCATCCTATTTTCAGTAaaaaagatcaattttttttcgttttcccgATTTTACAACCGATTAAGTTTTTTTGGGTTGTGACGTGGAAAATcgaaaatgatgtgtattttaatttgctgatgtgtatttatttttattttttttactcaaaatcgaaaaacaaaactcaaggAGTAAATTGTAATTACCCCCAGGtcactaaacatttgagtaattttcaaaagatttatagatataagtaataaaccaacttttggataacatttcagtaattctttcaaaatattttgtaacatgtcGTAAACttagctactttttttttgaagttttcaatttctagatatCCATcgtttacattttgatagtttgattgactattattattcataaatttgaatttatgtatgtcatgtgtataagtaaatttgtctattgtatttgtaatttattgttaataatgttttctaaatattacaaattcaattaaaattgtctcaattcataattttttaaagttaatctattaaaaatatttctgtaaattaataattattaatttatactataaaataataattattaatttatatataaattaatatcactatgaattaataaaatgtcttggtcccaacattactaatttatagaggttttactgtagtcgCTAATTCATACATAACGACTAAGTTACTACTAATAACTGTTGTCGTAAATCATAGTCAGTAAGGAAATTCAGTCGTAACATAGTCAGTAAATAGCGACAATATTATGACTATGACACGTAGTCGTAAACGTAGTCGTAATTTAGTCATTAATATTTACGACTATTTAATGACAATCTTACGATTAATAAAATGTGAACATAAGTAGTTTACGACTAGTTTGAGAATAGTTGTGATTTCGTCGTTAAATTTTGCCACTCCTTGGCTACTATCGGACGACTATTTGACGACTTTAAGCCATATTTAATGACTGGTTTAACGACTATAGTAATTAAAAccataattgttttgttttgctttataattcaaatttctaatcaaagagaaacctaaaattcacatttttaataaccaaaagttCACCACAATAGTAATATGTTCACCACATTAGCAATTAccaaaagagaaccaaaatgatcaatcaaaaactaTGATTGACACATCATCCCAAAGTGACAAGtacataataacaaaaagagaaccaaaatgaTCAATCAGAAACTATGATTGACACATCATCCCAAAGTGACAAGTTCATGAGAATTAAGGAATAGAGATAAGTAGCCTAAGAAGTAACCTAAGAaggagatgtttttttttttgtgttggagGGGTGGTGGATGCATCACTTGATTAAGACACAAGGAATTCCACAAAGGCCGGATCAGTTTTGCGCAAGTACTTTTCCAAGTGCTCTATCTTCTTTTGTTGCTCAGCCACAACTTTGGAATGTTCTCACGAGCAGCAATCTCAGCATCACGTTTTGCATTATAGGCAACTTGTTCTTCAATTATACGATGagcttctttcattttctcttgCAATGCTACAAACGACGACTGTCCTTGTTGATAGCTCTTGCCATTGAGAAGATCCTGAAGATGATCCTTGAGGCTTCCAAGTCCAAAAAGATTACctcgtgaatccttctcagtggacttagaaaagaaaaactgaaactgTTAGTTCTGAAAATGAAAGTTTTGAAGACtctttaaatatagattgtgaAAATGGTactttacctgaagaaagatggCTATATAATCTTCTGCTGTGAGCTCCTGAGCTCGTGAAGGATCTGACTCGATCTCAGATATCTTATcttgtaagtttttctcataagttGAGAAGATCTTCTCGGCCTTTCGATCGACATACGTACCAACTGGCCTTGTATGTGTCTCTTTGAAAAACTTACCAAGACTCACATGTCTCCCAAGTTTCTCTTCCTGgaatgttacaaaaacaaaaaaaaaaggttaagacataagttaaagctacaaaaaaaaaggttaagacaTAAGTTAAAGTTACTCACCAAACCTTGTTTGACTTGTTGATACGATGTTGGCCCAGATAAGTGCAAGTGTGGACCGAGACCATTACGGTATGACATACGAGCATTGGAATAGATTCGACTCCTTTCCTGTGCTTCTTCAGTATCCCACTGCACAACCATTGTTTTCCAGAGAGTACCCTCGATCCATTTAGGTTGCACTCAACTA is from Camelina sativa cultivar DH55 chromosome 20, Cs, whole genome shotgun sequence and encodes:
- the LOC104770735 gene encoding remorin-like, translating into MTTRNRTYHLPNTYPARFLENTTTLLYLREDVMAEEEPKKVTETVTEPAPSPAEKPVATTDVAPQEKPVVAPQPQEKPVAPAPVLPSPAPVEEKLEDSKALVPVVAKEEKKEGSVNRDAVLARVEIEKRMSLIKAWEEAEKCKVENKAEKKLSSIGSWENNKKAAVEAELKKMEEQLEKKKAEYVELMKNKIAQIHKEAEEKRAMIEAKRGEEILKAEELAAKYRATGTAPKKLFGCI